One segment of Amycolatopsis alba DSM 44262 DNA contains the following:
- a CDS encoding proline racemase family protein: MTSDEYLAVDYHCGGEPFRIVTELAEPDAPTVAEKRVAAMADPELDGLRRLLCSEPRGHAGMYGGFLVAPDDPGAHFGVLFWHKDGFSTACGHGTMCLGTWAVRTGLVPADPSGVTDVVIDVPSGRVTARVATVDSKVTSVDFVNVASYLLDDDLVVETSRGTARCVIAFGGAMYAHVSAADFDLAVDKASLPELIDLGRGIKNQLDAGAYAEHPHDPRLSGIYGVIFFDELGVEENGDLHQRNVTVFADGQVDRSPCGSGTASRVAALHASGRLAAHHTLVHSSIVGSTWRARVASTTEVEGHDAVIAVVSGRAFHTGDHRFVVDPDDDLVPGFLLC, translated from the coding sequence ATGACGAGCGATGAGTACCTCGCGGTGGACTACCACTGCGGCGGCGAACCGTTCAGGATCGTCACCGAACTGGCGGAACCGGACGCCCCGACGGTCGCGGAGAAGCGTGTCGCGGCCATGGCCGACCCCGAGCTCGACGGACTCCGCCGGCTGCTCTGTTCCGAACCGCGCGGGCACGCGGGCATGTACGGCGGTTTCCTCGTGGCGCCGGACGACCCTGGTGCCCACTTCGGCGTTCTCTTCTGGCACAAGGACGGCTTCTCCACCGCGTGCGGGCACGGCACGATGTGTCTCGGCACCTGGGCGGTGCGGACCGGTCTGGTGCCCGCCGATCCCAGCGGCGTCACCGACGTGGTGATCGATGTTCCCTCCGGAAGAGTGACCGCACGCGTCGCCACGGTCGATTCCAAGGTCACCTCGGTCGATTTCGTCAACGTCGCGAGCTATCTCCTGGATGACGACCTCGTCGTGGAGACGTCGCGCGGCACGGCCCGCTGCGTGATCGCGTTCGGCGGGGCGATGTACGCCCACGTGTCCGCCGCCGACTTCGATCTCGCCGTCGACAAGGCCTCGCTCCCCGAACTGATCGATCTGGGCCGAGGGATCAAGAATCAGCTCGACGCGGGCGCGTACGCCGAGCACCCGCACGATCCGAGACTCAGCGGGATCTACGGCGTGATCTTCTTCGACGAACTCGGCGTCGAGGAAAACGGTGACCTCCACCAGCGCAACGTGACCGTTTTCGCCGATGGCCAGGTGGACAGATCACCCTGCGGTTCGGGAACCGCGTCCCGCGTCGCGGCTTTGCACGCGTCCGGACGGCTGGCGGCCCATCACACCCTCGTCCATTCGTCGATCGTCGGCTCAACCTGGCGCGCCCGTGTCGCGAGCACGACCGAGGTCGAGGGACATGACGCGGTGATCGCGGTCGTGTCGGGGCGAGCGTTCCACACCGGCGACCACCGGTTCGTCGTCGATCCCGACGACGACCTGGTACCGGGTTTCCTACTGTGCTGA